The Acidimicrobiales bacterium genome window below encodes:
- a CDS encoding DUF302 domain-containing protein: MRSIDAVIDEPLDRVEEAVRGALATEGFGVLTEIDVAATFEAKLGVHGPPMKILGACNPTLAHRALELDPAAALVLPCNVVLREDDGRTSISIADPRELMAGPAFSELAADAAARLTAALARLTATPVG; encoded by the coding sequence GTGCGCTCCATCGATGCCGTGATCGACGAGCCCCTCGACCGCGTCGAGGAAGCCGTGCGCGGAGCCCTGGCGACGGAGGGCTTCGGTGTCCTCACCGAGATCGACGTGGCTGCCACGTTCGAGGCGAAACTCGGCGTGCACGGCCCGCCGATGAAGATCCTCGGCGCGTGCAACCCGACGCTCGCTCATCGGGCCCTGGAGCTCGACCCCGCAGCGGCGCTGGTGCTCCCGTGCAACGTGGTGCTACGCGAGGACGACGGCAGGACCTCGATCTCCATCGCCGACCCACGCGAGCTCATGGCCGGTCCGGCCTTCTCCGAGCTGGCCGCCGATGCGGCCGCCCGCTTGACCGCCGCGTTGGCGAGGCTCACCGCCACCCCCGTCGGTTGA
- a CDS encoding IPT/TIG domain-containing protein translates to MFRKLALGAAVIVLPVGIVLAAAPGVASAAAAAPVVKHVAPRHGSALGGTAVAITGTALNGATGVDFGSTPARTFRVVSHHIIIAKSPAVPAGTGTVDITVTTPSGTSAMSTKDRFTYQVLLPVVSHVDPNHGRPAGGTTVTILGKDLNGVTAVDFGTTPATNVTVFSNTIITAKAPAGAGTVDVTVTTPLGTSLVTPKDQFTYRSPLPAVTHVTPHRGSTAGGTAVTIRGYNLTGATTVAFGANAATDVTVITSHLITATSPPGVAGTVDVIVTATAGTSVPTTGDQFTYTNVAPVVTHVAPRHGPAAGGTVVAITGHNLMGTTEVDFGPNPATNVRVISGKIVLAKAPAGIIGTVDITVSTPLGTSSSVPKDQFTYK, encoded by the coding sequence ATGTTTCGCAAGCTCGCATTGGGCGCGGCCGTCATCGTGTTGCCAGTCGGCATCGTCCTGGCGGCGGCGCCGGGAGTCGCCAGTGCCGCGGCCGCCGCGCCGGTGGTCAAGCACGTCGCCCCGCGCCACGGGTCGGCGCTCGGTGGTACGGCGGTCGCCATCACCGGGACCGCCCTGAACGGCGCCACCGGCGTGGATTTCGGCAGCACGCCCGCTAGGACCTTCAGGGTCGTGTCGCATCACATCATCATCGCCAAGTCTCCCGCCGTTCCCGCCGGGACCGGCACGGTCGACATCACCGTGACCACCCCGTCGGGCACCAGCGCGATGAGCACCAAGGACCGGTTCACCTACCAGGTGCTCCTGCCCGTCGTGTCGCATGTCGACCCGAACCACGGCCGTCCGGCGGGCGGCACGACGGTCACGATCCTCGGCAAGGATCTCAACGGTGTCACGGCGGTCGACTTCGGCACCACCCCGGCGACCAATGTCACCGTGTTCTCCAACACCATCATCACGGCGAAGGCGCCTGCCGGTGCGGGGACCGTGGACGTCACGGTGACGACGCCGCTCGGCACGAGCCTGGTGACGCCGAAGGACCAGTTCACGTACAGGTCGCCCTTGCCGGCCGTCACCCACGTCACCCCCCACCGGGGATCGACCGCAGGCGGGACCGCCGTGACGATCCGCGGGTACAACCTGACCGGGGCCACAACTGTCGCCTTCGGTGCCAATGCGGCCACTGACGTCACGGTGATCACCAGCCACCTGATCACCGCGACCTCACCGCCGGGCGTGGCCGGGACGGTCGACGTCATCGTGACGGCGACCGCGGGCACGAGCGTGCCGACCACCGGCGACCAGTTCACGTACACCAACGTGGCCCCGGTCGTCACGCACGTGGCCCCCCGGCACGGGCCCGCCGCCGGTGGGACGGTCGTGGCCATCACCGGTCATAACCTCATGGGGACGACCGAGGTGGACTTCGGCCCCAACCCGGCTACCAATGTCAGGGTGATCTCCGGCAAGATCGTTCTGGCGAAGGCACCCGCAGGGATCATCGGGACGGTCGACATCACCGTCAGCACCCCCCTCGGCACGAGCTCGTCGGTCCCGAAGGACCAATTCACCTACAAGTAG
- a CDS encoding ferredoxin: MPITAVEVHLRVNPVTCDAFGYCAELLPEVVSLDEWGFPVIGAGPVPPRLADLAERAVRDCPRRALFLERVAPRAR; the protein is encoded by the coding sequence GTGCCCATCACCGCCGTCGAGGTCCACCTGCGCGTCAATCCCGTCACCTGCGACGCCTTCGGGTACTGCGCGGAATTGCTGCCCGAGGTCGTGTCTCTCGACGAGTGGGGCTTTCCGGTGATCGGCGCCGGCCCGGTGCCGCCGCGTCTGGCGGACCTGGCCGAACGCGCCGTGCGGGACTGCCCCCGCCGGGCCCTGTTCCTCGAGCGGGTGGCGCCCCGGGCGCGCTGA
- the trxA gene encoding thioredoxin — protein MSTITHADDPATFDVEVLQATVPVVVDFWAAWCGPCRAVAPELEALAAAHGDSLKVVKVDVDANGSVAARYGIQGIPTVALFRDGEAVAASVGAKPRRQIEVDLGLGSS, from the coding sequence ATGTCCACGATCACCCACGCAGACGATCCCGCCACCTTCGACGTCGAGGTCCTGCAGGCCACGGTGCCTGTGGTCGTCGATTTCTGGGCCGCCTGGTGCGGCCCGTGTCGCGCCGTTGCGCCCGAGCTCGAGGCCCTGGCCGCGGCGCACGGCGACTCGCTCAAGGTGGTGAAGGTCGATGTCGACGCCAACGGTTCGGTGGCGGCGCGCTACGGGATTCAAGGCATCCCGACGGTCGCCTTGTTCCGCGACGGTGAGGCGGTTGCCGCCAGCGTCGGTGCCAAGCCACGGCGGCAGATCGAGGTCGACCTCGGCCTCGGGTCGAGCTGA
- a CDS encoding MBL fold metallo-hydrolase, with translation MYRDAEAAELAARLGTAAEPFVLDVREPSEFAAWSIPGAVNIPLDELAARIAEVPADCEVVTVCATGNRSSSAAEVLSHDGRRAANLSGGMAAWALVYDSVTLELDGVRVVQVRRRGKGCLSYVVGAGDEAFVIDPSVDTAVYIRLADEHGWRITRVFDTHLHADHLSGARLLSAEANATLHLNPADPFEFAYEALGDGDRFELPGGAFVGVVAVHTPGHTRGSTTYVVSDQVALSGDTLFVESVGRPDLAERAEEFAHDLYRSLHDRVLSMSDDVLVLPGHYGSDVVVRPDRPVGASIGDLRSALAPLSYDEAEFVTWATARSTPRPPNYVEIVQANLGRADVALAALRPLEVGPNRCSVSG, from the coding sequence ATGTACAGAGACGCCGAAGCCGCGGAGCTGGCGGCCCGACTGGGCACCGCGGCCGAGCCCTTCGTCCTGGACGTGCGCGAGCCGAGTGAGTTCGCCGCCTGGTCGATCCCGGGCGCCGTCAACATCCCGCTCGATGAGCTGGCGGCCCGGATCGCCGAGGTCCCGGCCGACTGCGAGGTCGTCACCGTCTGTGCGACCGGAAACCGGTCGTCCTCGGCGGCCGAGGTGCTGAGCCACGACGGGCGCCGGGCAGCCAACCTGTCGGGCGGCATGGCGGCGTGGGCCCTGGTCTACGACTCGGTGACCCTCGAGCTCGACGGCGTGCGTGTCGTCCAGGTGCGCCGGCGCGGCAAGGGGTGCCTGTCCTATGTCGTGGGAGCTGGGGACGAAGCATTCGTCATCGACCCGTCGGTCGACACGGCGGTGTACATCCGCCTGGCCGACGAGCACGGATGGCGCATCACCCGGGTGTTCGACACCCACCTGCACGCCGACCATCTGAGTGGCGCCCGCCTGCTCTCCGCAGAGGCGAACGCGACCCTGCACCTGAATCCGGCCGACCCCTTCGAGTTCGCCTATGAGGCGCTCGGCGACGGTGACCGGTTCGAGCTTCCCGGCGGCGCGTTCGTCGGTGTCGTCGCCGTCCACACGCCCGGCCACACCCGCGGGTCGACGACATACGTCGTCTCCGACCAGGTGGCGCTGTCCGGTGACACCTTGTTCGTCGAGAGCGTGGGCCGCCCCGACCTGGCGGAGCGGGCCGAGGAGTTCGCCCACGACCTGTACCGGTCGCTCCACGACCGCGTGCTCTCGATGTCCGACGACGTCCTCGTGCTGCCGGGGCACTACGGGAGCGACGTCGTCGTGCGGCCCGACCGCCCTGTCGGTGCGTCGATCGGCGACCTGCGCAGCGCACTCGCCCCCCTGTCGTACGACGAGGCGGAGTTCGTGACGTGGGCGACCGCCCGCTCCACGCCCCGGCCGCCGAACTACGTCGAGATCGTGCAGGCGAACTTGGGTCGCGCCGATGTGGCGCTGGCCGCCCTGCGACCACTCGAGGTCGGCCCGAACCGCTGCTCGGTGTCGGGCTGA
- a CDS encoding MMPL family transporter: MARLGAWSATHLRAVLLVWLAVLAAFGVFAPQVEHALAGAGWQDSTSQSVRARAVIERDFAGLGATALQVVVVDSHHPIATDPAARVVLAKVTALLHADRRVSAVVAPRPGSSLSADGRTGIVTAGAAADANAMVRAADALAGPLHRLSEPGLSVTLTGDSALWANFNSANRSAMLRSEMLSWPVTMVILAIAFGSLVAAGLPLMLTMVGLLVAAGALVLATHVAPVSIWALNFALMFALALGIDYALFLVVRFRAALERRGVGPDDRVGVVAAVAETVDTAGKAVAFSALTVLASLAAILLVPSPAFRSMALGIMLSVVAVLAATLTLLPAVLGRLGTRINAGRIRLRRRSRPRGRGLDARLHAWGRLLWRHPVPAALGALAVLLLAAAPVLGLRTNMPSITIVPASANARIGFDQVTRAFGAGAPGTLQVLVPTGRRQTALATLTHTAGVAGVVPGPSHAGWTLDQVVPATGPSTTATGSTIDRIRRELPAGTLVGGAAAENHDLQQSLTAHTPLVFGVLAGIGFILLLIALGAPLVAAAGVVITALSVAGAFGVARLIFQDGHLSGLLNFTPQGFVDAWAPLFFGAMVFGVAMDYTLFLLSAAKESYETHADPEHAMVGSVRTSGRVVLSAAAVMIAVFLTFALSGPLAPKEMGVILAVAVALDAIVVRLVLLPVLLRFGHHRSWHLPRWLARILPRIRFSH; the protein is encoded by the coding sequence ATGGCCCGCCTGGGGGCGTGGTCGGCCACGCACCTGCGCGCCGTGCTGCTGGTGTGGCTCGCGGTGCTCGCCGCCTTCGGCGTCTTCGCCCCCCAGGTCGAGCATGCCCTGGCCGGTGCCGGCTGGCAGGACTCGACGAGCCAGTCGGTCAGGGCCCGGGCCGTCATCGAGCGGGACTTCGCCGGCCTGGGCGCCACCGCTCTGCAGGTGGTGGTGGTCGACAGTCACCACCCGATCGCCACCGACCCTGCTGCCCGGGTGGTGCTGGCCAAGGTGACGGCGCTCCTCCACGCCGACCGCCGGGTCTCGGCCGTGGTGGCGCCTCGTCCCGGCAGCTCCCTGTCCGCCGACGGCAGGACCGGCATCGTGACAGCCGGTGCCGCCGCCGATGCCAATGCCATGGTGCGCGCCGCCGACGCGCTCGCCGGCCCGCTGCACCGGCTGTCCGAGCCGGGGCTCTCGGTCACCCTGACCGGTGACAGCGCGCTGTGGGCGAACTTCAACTCCGCCAACCGCAGCGCCATGCTCCGCTCGGAGATGCTCTCCTGGCCGGTCACGATGGTCATCCTGGCCATCGCCTTCGGCAGCCTCGTCGCGGCAGGGCTCCCCCTCATGCTCACGATGGTGGGATTGCTCGTCGCGGCAGGCGCTCTCGTCCTCGCCACGCACGTGGCGCCGGTGTCCATCTGGGCGCTCAATTTCGCCCTGATGTTCGCGCTCGCGCTCGGGATCGACTATGCGCTCTTCCTCGTGGTGCGGTTCCGGGCGGCCCTGGAGCGCCGGGGAGTGGGGCCCGACGACCGGGTCGGCGTCGTCGCCGCCGTGGCCGAGACCGTGGACACCGCGGGCAAGGCCGTCGCCTTCAGCGCCCTGACCGTGCTGGCCTCGTTGGCCGCCATCCTGCTCGTGCCGAGCCCCGCCTTCCGGTCCATGGCACTCGGCATCATGCTGTCGGTGGTGGCGGTCCTGGCCGCCACCCTGACGCTCCTGCCCGCGGTCCTCGGGCGCCTCGGAACCCGGATCAACGCCGGCCGCATACGGCTGCGGCGTCGTTCCCGGCCCCGGGGCCGGGGCCTCGACGCCCGTCTTCACGCCTGGGGCCGCCTCCTGTGGCGCCACCCCGTCCCGGCGGCGCTCGGCGCCCTCGCGGTGCTGCTGTTGGCGGCCGCGCCGGTTCTGGGGCTCCGGACGAACATGCCCTCGATCACCATCGTGCCGGCATCCGCCAACGCCCGGATCGGGTTCGACCAGGTCACCCGGGCCTTCGGCGCAGGCGCCCCGGGGACACTGCAGGTCCTCGTCCCGACCGGCCGCCGGCAGACCGCGCTGGCCACCCTCACCCACACCGCCGGCGTCGCCGGGGTCGTGCCCGGCCCGAGCCACGCCGGCTGGACACTCGACCAGGTCGTGCCGGCCACCGGGCCCTCGACAACCGCAACCGGGTCCACCATCGACCGGATCCGGAGGGAATTGCCGGCCGGCACCCTCGTCGGTGGGGCCGCGGCCGAGAACCACGACCTTCAGCAGTCGCTGACCGCCCACACTCCGCTGGTATTCGGGGTCCTCGCCGGGATCGGCTTCATCCTGCTTCTCATCGCCCTCGGCGCTCCACTGGTCGCCGCCGCCGGTGTCGTCATCACGGCCCTGTCGGTGGCGGGAGCATTCGGGGTGGCGCGCCTCATCTTCCAGGACGGGCACCTCTCCGGCCTGCTGAACTTCACGCCCCAGGGATTCGTGGACGCCTGGGCCCCGCTGTTCTTCGGGGCGATGGTCTTCGGTGTCGCCATGGACTACACGCTGTTCCTTCTTTCCGCGGCGAAGGAGAGCTACGAGACGCACGCCGATCCCGAGCACGCCATGGTGGGATCGGTCCGCACCTCGGGACGAGTGGTCCTGTCCGCCGCCGCCGTCATGATCGCGGTCTTCCTGACGTTCGCGCTGTCCGGGCCGCTGGCACCGAAGGAGATGGGCGTCATCCTCGCCGTGGCGGTCGCCCTCGACGCCATCGTCGTCCGCCTCGTCCTGCTACCCGTGCTGCTGCGCTTCGGGCACCACCGGAGCTGGCACCTGCCACGGTGGCTGGCGCGGATCCTGCCCCGTATCCGCTTCTCCCACTGA
- a CDS encoding ice-binding family protein, which produces MVVGTAVLFPSLPADAAQAPVGLGSAGSFAVLSGAGITNTGPTTITGDVGTFPTPSETGFGSVTLGGTNHVGDAVTQQAKTDLTTGYNTAAGAGPATAVATELGGRTLTPGVYTSPTLGLTGTLTLNTLGDPAAVFIFQASSTLITASSSSVIVLNGGTACNVYWKVGSSATLGTGSHIVGSVLALTSITATTGATIDGRLLARNGAVTLDHNTITAQTCAAVTATPHTNTGVTAPTPTGNGLGSGTAVPGASGSPTPTGLAVTGFDPRLPLLVGGLLLVSGIVLLGVANRRRVRA; this is translated from the coding sequence GTGGTGGTGGGTACGGCCGTCCTCTTTCCCAGCCTCCCCGCCGACGCCGCGCAAGCGCCGGTCGGCCTGGGAAGCGCCGGGTCCTTCGCCGTCCTGTCCGGTGCGGGGATCACGAACACGGGGCCGACCACGATCACCGGTGACGTCGGGACGTTCCCGACCCCGTCGGAGACGGGGTTCGGATCGGTGACACTCGGCGGCACCAACCATGTCGGCGACGCGGTGACACAGCAGGCCAAGACGGACCTCACCACCGGCTACAACACTGCTGCCGGCGCCGGCCCCGCCACGGCCGTGGCCACCGAGCTCGGCGGTCGGACCCTGACCCCCGGCGTCTACACCAGTCCCACCCTCGGGCTCACCGGCACCCTGACGCTGAACACGTTGGGTGACCCGGCTGCGGTGTTCATCTTCCAGGCGTCGTCGACCCTCATCACGGCGTCGAGCAGTTCCGTGATCGTGCTCAACGGCGGCACGGCGTGCAACGTCTACTGGAAGGTCGGGAGCTCCGCGACGCTCGGGACCGGCTCGCACATCGTCGGGAGCGTCCTCGCCCTGACGTCCATCACCGCCACGACAGGGGCGACCATCGACGGTCGGCTGCTGGCCCGCAACGGCGCGGTCACGCTGGACCACAACACCATCACGGCCCAGACGTGCGCGGCGGTGACCGCCACGCCGCACACGAACACGGGCGTGACGGCCCCCACACCCACCGGGAACGGGCTCGGCTCCGGCACGGCGGTTCCGGGCGCGTCGGGATCGCCCACACCGACAGGTCTTGCGGTCACTGGATTCGATCCTCGCCTGCCGCTGCTGGTCGGCGGCCTCCTGCTCGTCTCGGGCATCGTG
- a CDS encoding class I SAM-dependent methyltransferase: MSFYREQVLPRLVDRACGTSGLRRWRAGVTEGLTGRVVEIGFGSGLNVEYYPSTVDRVLAVEPAAVARRLSSKRVSRSAVPVDHIGLDGQAIPLDDDSCDSALSTFTLCTIPDVHQALAELMRVMRPGARLHFLEHGLAPDPGVAAWQRRLEPLQRRLADGCHLTREPARLVTEAGFTIEHVEERYGKGPKPWSWFTSGLALKP, from the coding sequence GTGAGCTTCTACCGGGAGCAGGTCCTTCCTCGCCTCGTCGACCGCGCGTGCGGAACGAGCGGCCTGCGGCGCTGGCGTGCCGGGGTCACCGAAGGGCTGACAGGTCGCGTCGTCGAGATCGGGTTCGGATCGGGCCTCAACGTCGAGTACTACCCGTCCACCGTCGACCGGGTCCTCGCCGTGGAGCCCGCCGCTGTCGCCCGTCGTCTTTCGAGCAAGCGCGTGTCCCGGTCGGCTGTGCCCGTCGACCATATCGGCCTGGACGGGCAGGCGATCCCCCTCGACGACGACAGCTGCGACAGTGCGCTCTCGACCTTCACGCTGTGCACGATTCCCGACGTGCACCAGGCGCTGGCCGAGCTGATGCGTGTGATGCGTCCCGGTGCCCGGCTCCACTTCCTCGAGCACGGGCTGGCGCCCGATCCCGGCGTGGCCGCCTGGCAGCGTCGGCTCGAACCGCTGCAGCGCCGCCTCGCCGACGGATGCCACCTCACCCGGGAGCCGGCTCGCCTGGTGACCGAAGCGGGGTTCACGATCGAGCACGTCGAGGAGCGGTACGGCAAGGGCCCGAAGCCGTGGAGCTGGTTCACGTCCGGGTTGGCACTGAAGCCCTGA
- a CDS encoding PIG-L deacetylase family protein yields MAHNPGSASTGELPRAASVLAVCAHPDDESFGLGAVLAAFAEAGSRTAVICFTHGETSTLGADASELGRIRSAELADAAAELGVGHVELLDYPDGALAHQPLAPLTEHVCRVATRVGADLLLVFDEGGITGHADHDRATEAALRSAEHTHLPVLAWAVPERVATALNAELGTEFVGRATEHLDVVIEVDRRRQHRAIARHESQATDNPVLRRRLELQGDHEAFRWLRPPRR; encoded by the coding sequence TTGGCCCACAACCCAGGTAGCGCGTCGACGGGGGAGCTTCCCCGGGCGGCCTCGGTCCTGGCGGTGTGCGCTCACCCCGACGACGAGAGTTTCGGGCTCGGTGCAGTCCTCGCCGCATTCGCGGAGGCTGGATCGCGCACCGCGGTGATCTGCTTCACGCACGGCGAGACGTCGACGCTCGGCGCCGACGCCTCGGAGCTCGGCCGGATCCGCTCCGCAGAGCTGGCCGACGCCGCGGCCGAGCTCGGCGTGGGCCATGTGGAGCTCCTCGACTACCCCGACGGTGCACTGGCCCACCAACCCCTGGCCCCGCTCACCGAACACGTCTGCCGGGTGGCCACGCGGGTCGGGGCGGACCTCCTCCTCGTCTTCGACGAAGGCGGCATCACCGGGCACGCCGACCACGATCGAGCCACCGAGGCCGCGCTGCGGAGCGCTGAACACACGCACCTGCCGGTCCTGGCCTGGGCCGTGCCCGAACGAGTGGCGACCGCCTTGAACGCCGAGCTCGGCACCGAGTTCGTGGGGCGCGCGACGGAGCATCTCGACGTCGTGATCGAGGTCGATCGCCGGCGTCAGCACCGGGCCATCGCCCGGCACGAGAGCCAGGCGACGGACAACCCCGTCCTCCGGCGTCGGCTCGAGCTCCAGGGTGACCATGAAGCGTTTCGCTGGCTCCGGCCGCCCCGCCGATGA
- a CDS encoding sulfite exporter TauE/SafE family protein — MRLLLTLPLGVLIGLALGAVGGGGSILAVPALVYVVGLGPKQAVTTSLVVVGVAALGGMIGHWRGGRVAVGAGLWFGLAGVAGSLLGTRLNRAVDPNVLLAAFAGLMAIAAWRMWATARGRDRRASGPATQPPAHAAASPASPFSPTESMVAGGGPEALPTASGDRALAMGRTSTGAVPAAPATRVRMSTVAKVVVAGSLVGFMTGFFGVGGGFIIVPALVLALRFDMPTAIGTSLLVIAVNCGVALTSRLATTGVVWHVAIPFTVAGLVGAVTGNHIANRMRAPTLVRWFVVLLVTVAAYTLARSAASL, encoded by the coding sequence GTGAGGCTCCTGCTCACCTTGCCCCTGGGCGTGCTCATCGGCCTCGCCCTCGGCGCCGTGGGCGGCGGAGGGTCGATCCTGGCGGTGCCGGCCCTCGTCTACGTGGTGGGGCTCGGCCCCAAGCAGGCCGTGACGACATCGCTGGTCGTCGTGGGAGTGGCCGCCCTCGGCGGCATGATCGGGCATTGGCGCGGCGGGCGGGTCGCCGTCGGGGCCGGGCTGTGGTTCGGCCTGGCCGGCGTCGCCGGCTCGTTGCTCGGGACGCGCCTGAACCGCGCCGTCGACCCCAACGTGCTCCTCGCCGCCTTCGCCGGTCTGATGGCGATCGCCGCGTGGCGGATGTGGGCGACGGCGCGTGGGCGTGACCGCCGCGCCTCCGGCCCCGCCACCCAACCTCCGGCCCACGCTGCCGCCTCGCCCGCCTCGCCCTTCTCACCCACGGAGTCGATGGTCGCCGGCGGCGGCCCGGAAGCGCTGCCGACGGCGTCGGGCGACCGTGCCCTCGCCATGGGCCGGACGTCCACCGGGGCGGTCCCGGCCGCACCCGCAACCCGTGTCCGCATGTCGACCGTGGCCAAAGTGGTCGTGGCCGGCTCGCTGGTCGGGTTCATGACCGGGTTCTTCGGCGTCGGTGGGGGCTTCATCATCGTGCCCGCGCTCGTGCTGGCCCTGCGCTTCGACATGCCGACGGCCATCGGGACCTCGCTCCTCGTCATCGCCGTCAACTGCGGGGTCGCGCTCACGTCCCGACTGGCGACGACCGGCGTGGTCTGGCACGTGGCCATCCCGTTCACCGTCGCCGGCCTGGTGGGCGCGGTCACGGGCAACCACATCGCCAATCGGATGCGCGCTCCGACCCTGGTGCGCTGGTTCGTCGTCCTTCTCGTCACCGTCGCCGCCTACACGCTGGCCCGCTCGGCCGCATCGCTCTGA
- a CDS encoding class I SAM-dependent methyltransferase, translating into MRALVGRSRHECQPDLPPGIPRAMSTDSDIVRGGIVDRSDWNERYGTDELIWKAEPNRFLVEEVGSMAPGRALDVACGEGRNSVWLASRGWDVVGVDFSSTGLAKARRLAADRQVDVTWIEADLVAWEPPPSAFDLVIVLYLHLAADRRRTVLGHVAAALAPGGVLLVIGHDASNLSEGVGGPQDASVLFTPEEVADDLVPSLRVERAERVRRPVATDAGEAEAIDAVIRAVRPS; encoded by the coding sequence ATGCGAGCCCTCGTCGGGAGATCCCGCCACGAGTGTCAACCGGATCTCCCACCCGGTATTCCGAGAGCGATGAGCACGGACAGCGATATCGTACGAGGAGGAATCGTGGACCGCAGTGACTGGAACGAGCGGTACGGCACCGACGAACTGATATGGAAGGCGGAGCCGAATCGGTTCCTGGTCGAGGAAGTCGGGTCGATGGCTCCCGGGCGCGCACTCGACGTGGCATGCGGCGAAGGTCGCAACTCGGTGTGGCTGGCCTCGCGGGGCTGGGACGTCGTCGGCGTCGATTTCTCCTCGACCGGCCTGGCCAAGGCGCGCCGGCTGGCGGCCGACCGGCAGGTCGACGTGACGTGGATCGAAGCGGACCTCGTGGCGTGGGAACCCCCGCCCAGCGCCTTCGATCTCGTGATCGTGCTCTATCTCCACCTTGCCGCCGACCGCCGCCGGACGGTGCTCGGACACGTCGCGGCGGCACTGGCACCCGGCGGTGTCCTTCTTGTCATCGGTCACGACGCGTCCAACCTGTCCGAAGGTGTCGGGGGCCCGCAGGACGCGTCCGTGCTGTTCACGCCCGAGGAGGTTGCCGACGACCTCGTGCCGTCCCTACGTGTCGAGCGAGCCGAGCGGGTGCGGCGACCCGTCGCGACCGATGCCGGCGAGGCCGAAGCCATTGATGCCGTGATCCGGGCCGTGCGCCCCTCGTGA
- a CDS encoding rhodanese-like domain-containing protein, protein MAGGGAGIGPGDADVLLRSGAVLLDVREPAEWQAGHAPGARHIPLGALTSRLDEVPRSQRVVVVCRSGSRSARATALLARSGFDAVNLEGGMLAWASAGLAVHARDASPGTVL, encoded by the coding sequence ATGGCAGGCGGCGGTGCAGGAATCGGTCCCGGGGACGCCGATGTCCTCCTCCGTTCGGGCGCCGTCCTCCTCGACGTCCGGGAGCCCGCCGAATGGCAGGCCGGGCATGCCCCGGGGGCCCGGCACATCCCCCTCGGCGCCCTCACGAGCCGACTCGACGAAGTCCCGCGCAGTCAGCGGGTGGTGGTCGTGTGCAGGTCCGGGAGCCGTTCGGCCCGGGCGACGGCGCTCCTCGCCCGATCGGGGTTCGACGCCGTCAACCTGGAGGGCGGCATGCTGGCCTGGGCATCGGCCGGCCTGGCGGTGCACGCCCGCGACGCCTCGCCGGGAACGGTCCTGTGA
- a CDS encoding metal-sensitive transcriptional regulator, which translates to MQLPEDVVDDVRKRLRRVAGQVQGVDRMLGEGRECRDVVAQLSAATKALEQAGFRLVAAGLSYCLEHPEDAEADGYPIDAVQKMFMKLA; encoded by the coding sequence ATGCAGCTGCCCGAGGATGTCGTCGACGATGTGCGCAAGCGGCTGCGCCGCGTGGCCGGCCAGGTCCAGGGTGTCGACCGCATGCTGGGCGAAGGTCGTGAGTGCCGCGACGTCGTGGCGCAGCTGTCGGCTGCCACCAAGGCGCTGGAGCAGGCCGGATTCCGCCTGGTGGCAGCCGGGCTCTCCTACTGCCTCGAGCACCCCGAGGACGCCGAGGCAGACGGCTATCCGATCGACGCTGTCCAGAAGATGTTCATGAAGCTCGCCTGA